In Bicyclus anynana chromosome 13, ilBicAnyn1.1, whole genome shotgun sequence, a genomic segment contains:
- the LOC128198698 gene encoding uncharacterized protein LOC128198698 isoform X3 — protein MMVLVRGSRAGGRRCGAALVSRRTGISTARCAGGARALWALAGAGAGAGARRVARVALADAGGPDPARDVAVVELEAPFGAAARVRPILLATGAPPAAARCHAVRALPAPGGAERYRVLSVRRAPESQCAARVARWAEARENALCLTGGALCERDLGGGVVCDGKLCGVLSAVGGAGAEAGAGAGAGAGAGCGDTFAAQSVARWRRFLHCAHTLRQCGRLYSVVSGSGACAALCVERRLLPGEPPDEPRAVAPVAAGADARARSPAPTSAAGTRALFVAERAPGLLSPEFEPNRADFQAGEYGDNALDYAGDDVPPPSRTPPPPLPPPPPLHSLPPPSPRPPARPPLRLEARVAPAASTLARAHAPVHSPAPAPAPSSPPVAAAASARLSRFLRTLCCSLPCWISLIFLF, from the exons ATG ATGGTGCTGGTGCGCGGCTCGcgcgcgggcgggcggcgcTGCGGCGCGGCGCTGGTGTCGCGGCGCACGGGTATCAGCACGGCGCGTTGCGCGGGCGGCGCTCGCGCGCTGTGGGCgctggcgggcgcgggcgcgggcgcgggcgcgcggCGGGTGGCGCGCGTGGCGCTGGCGGACGCGGGCGGGCCCGACCCCGCGCGCGACGTGGCCGTGGTGGAGCTGGAGGCGCCCttcggcgcggcggcgcgcgtgCGCCCCATCCTGCTGGCGACGGGCGCGCCGCCGGCCGCCGCCCGTTGCCACGCCGTGCGCGCGCTGCCGGCGCCGGGCGGCGCGGAGCGCTACCGCGTGCTGAGCGTGCGGCGCGCGCCGGAGTCGCAGTGCGCGGCGCGAGTGGCGCGCTGGGCGGAGGCGCGCGAGAATGCGCTGTGTCTGACGGGCGGCGCGCTGTGCGAG CGTGACTTGGGCGGTGGCGTCGTTTGCGACGGCAAGCTGTGCGGCGTGCTGAGCGCggtgggcggcgcgggcgcggaggcgggcgcgggcgcgggcgcgggcgcgggcgcgggctgCGGCGACACGTTTGCGGCGCAGAGCGTGGCGCGCTGGCGGCGCTTCCTGCACTGCGCGCACACGCTGCGCCAGTGCGGCCG gcTTTACAGTGTCGTGTCCGGCAGCGGAGCGTGCGCCGCACTCTGCGTCGAGCGCCGCCTGCTGCCCGGCGAGCCGCCCGACGAGCCGCGCGCCGTCGCCCCCGTCGCCGCCGGCGCCGACGCGCGCGCTCGGAGCCCGGCGCCGACGTCGGCCGCCGGGACGCGCGCTCTGTTCGTCGCCGAGCGCGCGCCGGGACTGCTGTCGCCCGAGTTCGAGCCGAACCGCGCAGATTTCCAG GCTGGCGAATACGGCGACAACGCGCTCGACTACGCGGGAGACGACGTGCCGCCGCCGTCGCGCACGCCGCCGCCTCCGCTTCCGCCTCCGCCTCCGCTGCACTCGCTCCCGCCGCCGTCGCCGCGCCCTCCTGCGCGCCCGCCGCTCCGCCTGGAGGCGCGCGTCGCACCGGCCGCTTCCACGCTCGCGCGCGCGCACGCGCCCGTGCactcgcccgcgcccgcgcccgcgccctcGTCCCCGCCGGTCGCCGCCGCCGCGTCCGCTCGCCTCTCGCGCTTCCTGCGCACACTCTGCTGCTCTCTACCCTGCTGGatctctttaatatttttattttaa
- the LOC128198698 gene encoding uncharacterized protein LOC128198698 isoform X2, with amino-acid sequence MTRPVRCPQMVLVRGSRAGGRRCGAALVSRRTGISTARCAGGARALWALAGAGAGAGARRVARVALADAGGPDPARDVAVVELEAPFGAAARVRPILLATGAPPAAARCHAVRALPAPGGAERYRVLSVRRAPESQCAARVARWAEARENALCLTGGALCERDLGGGVVCDGKLCGVLSAVGGAGAEAGAGAGAGAGAGCGDTFAAQSVARWRRFLHCAHTLRQCGRGACAALCVERRLLPGEPPDEPRAVAPVAAGADARARSPAPTSAAGTRALFVAERAPGLLSPEFEPNRADFQAGEYGDNALDYAGDDVPPPSRTPPPPLPPPPPLHSLPPPSPRPPARPPLRLEARVAPAASTLARAHAPVHSPAPAPAPSSPPVAAAASARLSRFLRTLCCSLPCWISLIFLF; translated from the exons ATGACGAGACCCGTCCGCTGCCCGCAGATGGTGCTGGTGCGCGGCTCGcgcgcgggcgggcggcgcTGCGGCGCGGCGCTGGTGTCGCGGCGCACGGGTATCAGCACGGCGCGTTGCGCGGGCGGCGCTCGCGCGCTGTGGGCgctggcgggcgcgggcgcgggcgcgggcgcgcggCGGGTGGCGCGCGTGGCGCTGGCGGACGCGGGCGGGCCCGACCCCGCGCGCGACGTGGCCGTGGTGGAGCTGGAGGCGCCCttcggcgcggcggcgcgcgtgCGCCCCATCCTGCTGGCGACGGGCGCGCCGCCGGCCGCCGCCCGTTGCCACGCCGTGCGCGCGCTGCCGGCGCCGGGCGGCGCGGAGCGCTACCGCGTGCTGAGCGTGCGGCGCGCGCCGGAGTCGCAGTGCGCGGCGCGAGTGGCGCGCTGGGCGGAGGCGCGCGAGAATGCGCTGTGTCTGACGGGCGGCGCGCTGTGCGAG CGTGACTTGGGCGGTGGCGTCGTTTGCGACGGCAAGCTGTGCGGCGTGCTGAGCGCggtgggcggcgcgggcgcggaggcgggcgcgggcgcgggcgcgggcgcgggcgcgggctgCGGCGACACGTTTGCGGCGCAGAGCGTGGCGCGCTGGCGGCGCTTCCTGCACTGCGCGCACACGCTGCGCCAGTGCGGCCG CGGAGCGTGCGCCGCACTCTGCGTCGAGCGCCGCCTGCTGCCCGGCGAGCCGCCCGACGAGCCGCGCGCCGTCGCCCCCGTCGCCGCCGGCGCCGACGCGCGCGCTCGGAGCCCGGCGCCGACGTCGGCCGCCGGGACGCGCGCTCTGTTCGTCGCCGAGCGCGCGCCGGGACTGCTGTCGCCCGAGTTCGAGCCGAACCGCGCAGATTTCCAG GCTGGCGAATACGGCGACAACGCGCTCGACTACGCGGGAGACGACGTGCCGCCGCCGTCGCGCACGCCGCCGCCTCCGCTTCCGCCTCCGCCTCCGCTGCACTCGCTCCCGCCGCCGTCGCCGCGCCCTCCTGCGCGCCCGCCGCTCCGCCTGGAGGCGCGCGTCGCACCGGCCGCTTCCACGCTCGCGCGCGCGCACGCGCCCGTGCactcgcccgcgcccgcgcccgcgccctcGTCCCCGCCGGTCGCCGCCGCCGCGTCCGCTCGCCTCTCGCGCTTCCTGCGCACACTCTGCTGCTCTCTACCCTGCTGGatctctttaatatttttattttaa
- the LOC128198698 gene encoding uncharacterized protein LOC128198698 isoform X1, with the protein MTRPVRCPQMVLVRGSRAGGRRCGAALVSRRTGISTARCAGGARALWALAGAGAGAGARRVARVALADAGGPDPARDVAVVELEAPFGAAARVRPILLATGAPPAAARCHAVRALPAPGGAERYRVLSVRRAPESQCAARVARWAEARENALCLTGGALCERDLGGGVVCDGKLCGVLSAVGGAGAEAGAGAGAGAGAGCGDTFAAQSVARWRRFLHCAHTLRQCGRLYSVVSGSGACAALCVERRLLPGEPPDEPRAVAPVAAGADARARSPAPTSAAGTRALFVAERAPGLLSPEFEPNRADFQAGEYGDNALDYAGDDVPPPSRTPPPPLPPPPPLHSLPPPSPRPPARPPLRLEARVAPAASTLARAHAPVHSPAPAPAPSSPPVAAAASARLSRFLRTLCCSLPCWISLIFLF; encoded by the exons ATGACGAGACCCGTCCGCTGCCCGCAGATGGTGCTGGTGCGCGGCTCGcgcgcgggcgggcggcgcTGCGGCGCGGCGCTGGTGTCGCGGCGCACGGGTATCAGCACGGCGCGTTGCGCGGGCGGCGCTCGCGCGCTGTGGGCgctggcgggcgcgggcgcgggcgcgggcgcgcggCGGGTGGCGCGCGTGGCGCTGGCGGACGCGGGCGGGCCCGACCCCGCGCGCGACGTGGCCGTGGTGGAGCTGGAGGCGCCCttcggcgcggcggcgcgcgtgCGCCCCATCCTGCTGGCGACGGGCGCGCCGCCGGCCGCCGCCCGTTGCCACGCCGTGCGCGCGCTGCCGGCGCCGGGCGGCGCGGAGCGCTACCGCGTGCTGAGCGTGCGGCGCGCGCCGGAGTCGCAGTGCGCGGCGCGAGTGGCGCGCTGGGCGGAGGCGCGCGAGAATGCGCTGTGTCTGACGGGCGGCGCGCTGTGCGAG CGTGACTTGGGCGGTGGCGTCGTTTGCGACGGCAAGCTGTGCGGCGTGCTGAGCGCggtgggcggcgcgggcgcggaggcgggcgcgggcgcgggcgcgggcgcgggcgcgggctgCGGCGACACGTTTGCGGCGCAGAGCGTGGCGCGCTGGCGGCGCTTCCTGCACTGCGCGCACACGCTGCGCCAGTGCGGCCG gcTTTACAGTGTCGTGTCCGGCAGCGGAGCGTGCGCCGCACTCTGCGTCGAGCGCCGCCTGCTGCCCGGCGAGCCGCCCGACGAGCCGCGCGCCGTCGCCCCCGTCGCCGCCGGCGCCGACGCGCGCGCTCGGAGCCCGGCGCCGACGTCGGCCGCCGGGACGCGCGCTCTGTTCGTCGCCGAGCGCGCGCCGGGACTGCTGTCGCCCGAGTTCGAGCCGAACCGCGCAGATTTCCAG GCTGGCGAATACGGCGACAACGCGCTCGACTACGCGGGAGACGACGTGCCGCCGCCGTCGCGCACGCCGCCGCCTCCGCTTCCGCCTCCGCCTCCGCTGCACTCGCTCCCGCCGCCGTCGCCGCGCCCTCCTGCGCGCCCGCCGCTCCGCCTGGAGGCGCGCGTCGCACCGGCCGCTTCCACGCTCGCGCGCGCGCACGCGCCCGTGCactcgcccgcgcccgcgcccgcgccctcGTCCCCGCCGGTCGCCGCCGCCGCGTCCGCTCGCCTCTCGCGCTTCCTGCGCACACTCTGCTGCTCTCTACCCTGCTGGatctctttaatatttttattttaa